The genomic window TATAAGTACATAGTTCTACAAATTGATAACAAACATCCTCAATGGAACTTGAAGCAATTATTTGATAAAGAACTTAGCAGCTAAGGCATAGCTTGATGAAGAGATCAAATAAAACTAGAAAATggtagattataataaaaaaaaagcgtAAAATTATGAAGAGTTGAAATTTTCACGCCGATTTGTGTgtgtttataataaaattaaaatatgtaaaaaaaaaataaaataacttaaatttatgCATTTGAAGATCTTGAAAATTATTTCGAATGAAGTTCTTTGTTTTTGTACTATATACTATTTTATATAGCAAAGCGTGCAATTTGTTTTCGGAGCATTTGCTATTTGTGTAGGGGCGCTTgccttctataattttttatgcgCACCATATTTATcactattgttttattatttgaaTTTCTTTCTTCTCTTCCTTGCGTCATACATTTCTTTACGTAATATTTGTACGCTTTGCTGTTGTATAAATTTTGTATGTGGTTTCAAATTTTAATTGTTGGTTTGTTTTTGATTATATAACATCATCTTGTGTGTTTTAACGCCTTCGTTATTTCGTTTTATTAAGCTTTTCTTCTGCAAAGGCGTCTTCTATTTCAATTAACAGCATTAGTATACAATCAATAAATTATTCTCGTTGAAGCCGGCCGAGTGACCTGCATTACGTACGATGAAACACGAACCATCAAAGTGCATACGTTTTTCGTTACGGCTGTGAAGAGAAAGTATTATATATTTTAACTAGGGTTGGACCGGATAGATTTTTTGTCGGATTCTCGATAATGGCTAAAAAGTTGTATACGGATGACGATAGTTTGTCAAGCATAAAAAAACGATCTCGAAAGCAATACCTTAAGGATATACGTAGTCCCGATATGATTCCGAAATGGTACTCGAATGGTCTGAACCTGTGCCCTAATACTCAACGAGTTTCCTTCACATTTGAGAACAAACAAATTATGTAATTTGCTTGTTTTCGAATCCCTCTTCCATTCCAACCGAGTTACGGAATACCGAGCCTTATCATAAATACAATCTCGAAATCGTCTCTAAAATCACGCTGGAATGAACTGGAGATAGTACAGAAAAACGCCCAATTTGAACataaactgaaaaaaatttttcgtgtgggttttttaaaaatgttctgaAATATGACTCTTTCGAACTGGCGGCAGATATATGAGTAAGATACCACACAGTAGTGCACATATTCCCGAAATAATCCCCACCAAAATCCCGTCATCGTCACAAAAACCATTTCGGCAACATCCTCGAAACACTTCTTTAATGATCTCGAAACGGATCCAAAATATTCCATGAATGATCTCCAAAATAATTTCTTCATTATGATTCTGAAAACATTTACAAGTAATTTTCGACTTTATTCAGTAAAAAGTTCCGAAACTATCTcgattattccaaaaaaaaacaaaatcccgACAGAATCCGAATAGCCCAGAAAAAAGCTCGAAATAATACAATCTCGATATAATCCGGAAACTGTCGAGAATTAATCTCCACCCATGAAACGTCCTCCATATTTTCCGAAATGATTCGGAAAAAGTCCCGGAAACTGTCGCAGATTATCCATAAATAGTTCCTAAATAAGCCCGAAATGCTACAGAAACAATACCGAAAATAATATTGATCACTTTTCAAAAAGTTGCTTAGACCCATTAACTAAAAGTCTTTGTTCAAAGGCttggtacactcacaaacattaGAGTGcccgaattcaaaactcattgcgagccttttctattagcaatataggagtattatatatatgttcaTAAAACTGTGTATAGGCGTTTTGTCGTAATTGCCCCCATGGGCAATTCGATGTTTCTCTTTGATTTGTCTTATATTTTTTTGCCTTTGGTCGATGATGAATGTATCCTACACATATTTAGCTGGTgacgctctggcgaccccaagtttttCAAGAAACTAGGGGGTGGAGCGGGATAGCCTAATTTGGTTATGTtgatcgttcctgagatggtcggggctagtactttaatgatgctttgttaccgaaacgtacgggatttatatccggcagaggaccttaggggagtgcctttatcgttaatacaacaacaacaacaacaacacaatattgTCAGATCAAAAAAGTAGGAATAGGAAACCCCACTAACTACATAAACTTACCGTACAAATAAATGTGACGTCTTGCCCAGTGAAGCGGTGCAGTGAATACCGGGCGTGGTCAAAGTGGCAGAACCATTGCCGGGACTGGTGCGTATCAAACATTTGTTATGAGTGCGTGTTAGCCTAAAAAAGTTCAAATGTATCAGCaaacaaactaaaaacaaaattttcacttACTTCACAAGTCCATCAGCAGCCTGAGTGATGCGAAAACCATTTATCTCATAAATTTCAGTGCCCTCATCGGTGCATGAATATGTGGAATTTTGAATGACCTCATTTGCATCCTGCACATACGAGGGACCATGGCGCGAGTCGCTAACATAAAATGGAAAAAtggattaaaataaaatatctttAAATTATCTTTTTCACGCACTCATAAAATACAGTCAATGTATAATCCTTTGTGAGATCAGTGAAGGTATCAGTCGTGGTGCGTGTGCCAGCCGTATCCACGAGATATATCAATGCGCAAGATTCGCTGGTGAAGCTGACGCCTTTGTACCACATTTTAGCGTAGCGACTGAATTAGAAATGAACATAAGCTTTAtacttcttgaaaaaaaaaactttgttttgGCTCAGCTTACACAAAATTATTGGTTTTCATGCCATCATAAGTGACTATCTCCACTTTGGAACCGCTTTGCAATATACGACCATTAGGATGAATCAATGCTGAGTTGCTGCAGTTGCGCGATAATGCAATAGCCACCATGCTACGTTGATTAAGGACACGCACAGCTTTGTCCAATGTCATGTCAATGCTGATAGGGAGTAGAAAAGGTTTAAAATTATAGAAGTTTCTTAGGTATACGTAAGTATTAGGGATGTACAGAGCTTCGACTTCGATTCCTAATATCGAAGTTTCTGATTGGCTCAAATTTGATTACGATAACCGCTCCTACTTTTTGCAGTAGTCATTATAATAAAAGTTGATCAGAAGATAAAACAAATTTGGAAAATACGAATTCGATTCCGACTAACCCACTTCCGTAACATCTCTAATTAAATTTATATCATACCGAATTCCATCTCGTAGGCGCAACTGTATTGTACCATTAGTCATGGCAATTGGTCCAGCTCCAGGGCAGGGTGGTGGTGTTGGGTTTTCATACTCGACACCACGGTGACTGCCGCTTAAACGTCCAACGGCACATGGCGGTGGTGGCATCGGTTGCGGAAAATGTTGAGCATGATGAGATGGTGACATGGTTGGTGGCTgtaattgcaaaatatattgtgTGCTATTATTTTCGGAGCAAAGACAGAACTAAAAAGGTAATAGTTAATTCCTCTggtaaaacttaaaaatataaaattcaatCCATTTCTCGATAGTTTGTATACGGGCCGTATTGTTGCAACTCTTATGAAGGTAGCACTACCCCGTCAGCATgtttatttgcttgaaattttgagCAATAAGGGTTGCAATCCCTGAATTCAATATATGTTTTGTTAGATGGGACGTctaggtaattctatacgacagcgtgACTCTCTTAATACAcgttcaaaaatatcgggagtAGGGTCAAAAGAagcgttttggactcaggaccGCGAATACAAAAACGAAAGTTTGAGCTCTTATAAAAAATTTCCCCAGCCGTTACAGCAATGGTTTTGAATCAAAATACTttgtacaacaaaattacaacaaccacatgaagaGCTTCAGTTTCCCTTCACAGAAGCAAAGTTTTTAACATCCGTTTTAAGACTCGCGATCCTGCGCTTTAAATGTCTATTTGCACTCTCGGAATTTTTTGGACATgcattaagagtgtcatgctgtcgtacaGAATTACCGGCgtctataaaaaaaatgtttcgaacTGCAACTCAATGGTCGAATCTCATGCGAACTCAGTTCGCGACTTAGgacctcattctctattacgaaacgattggtctcgcctcagagacgaatcgctggTGTATTTggactatgttaaacgatggaaACGTATCATTTGACTTCCTACTTGATacaaagtaagaaacgtaaagaccgaacgaaaatgatagagaataccattgcgaGATgtaatcgtttggaggcgaatcgttcgtctgagttatcgttcgcaatacagaatgaagcacTTAGTAAAACTTTAAAACCAGTAATATtgctaattaaattttattatcatgTCAAACCGAGACGTCGAAAAAATTGGAATTTCAGTTCACACGAGAAAAAATTACTCGTGGCGTTACATATAACTTGCCCCTAAGGCcgatttttcagtacaagttcaactcagtttgtcagttaaatcacgattaaacttattctgcagtttttcagtctactttaactgaagtttaagctcaGCCTacgcggccgatctggcagggttaaactctagttaacctatcggtgatttgcgttcgttcgatatggcgtcgaatatacccagcaaacatttgggcttgagtaccattagagctcatgccgataactagcatacctctaaaatgtcATGAGGTGTTACGAAACAATGGctaaacttgagaatcatagtgtaTTCAGCAAAAGACGGAATTTTTTAAAActcgaaaaatgctattacttaagttgaaaaaattatctTTTCCAAGTTGTGGTTCTTTcactggactcaagtgtaagattccaatactacagtattttcacgaaaataaaatgacatatacatatataatttagttTTGATAAATTACGTTCATTACTGCTTTCgttcaggtgtttatttctcacaataaatagctgttggctttggtggcaccaccttggagattttttttatactcagttgagcagagctcacagagtatactaagtttgattggataacggttggttgtacatatataaaggaatcgagatagatatagacttccatatatcaaaataatcaggatcgaaaaaaaatttgattgagccatgtccgtccgtccgtccgtccgtccgttaacacgataacttgagtaaattttgaggtatcttgatgaaattcggtatgtaggttccgctatttaaaatgaacgatatcggactataaccacgcccactttttcgatatcgaaaatttcgaaaaaccgtaaaagtgcgataattcattacaaaagacagataaagcgacgaaacttggtagatgagttgaacttatgacgcagaatagaaaattagtaaaattttggacaatgggcgtggcaccgcccacttttaaaagaaggtaatttaaaacttttgcaagctgtaatttggcagtcgttgaagatatcatgatgaagtttggcaggaaaattactcctattactatatgtacgcttaataaaaattagcaaaatcggagaaggaccacccacttttaaaaaaaaatttttttaaagtaaaattttaacaaaaaatttaatatctttacagtatataagtaaattatgtcaacattcaactccaataatgatgtggtgcaacaaaatacaaaaataaaagaaaatttcaaaatgggcgtggctccgccctttttcatttaatttgtctaggatacttttaacgccataagtcgaacaaaaattaaccaatcctttttaaatttggtaggggcatagattttatgacgttaactgttttctgtgaaaatgggcggaatcggttaatgccacgccaagttttta from Eurosta solidaginis isolate ZX-2024a chromosome 3, ASM4086904v1, whole genome shotgun sequence includes these protein-coding regions:
- the fest gene encoding uncharacterized protein fest, giving the protein MNSENVAEMKTPIKDQVEEKPKPTQPEKPKTPSLPVSSVISFNTEDFLARVNMNEKINNILRSPTKTPNGVRQRSVFTAITPSSSRFNASAAPFVSQQHRSSVTSANVGSVVAGVLTPKETSTPSATLQTRQMPIPVHMSATSPHHYGGYESPLPLTGRSGGMTRGIFNARYPVAPPPSPIYGFENDMCRMPPTMSPSHHAQHFPQPMPPPPCAVGRLSGSHRGVEYENPTPPPCPGAGPIAMTNGTIQLRLRDGIRIDMTLDKAVRVLNQRSMVAIALSRNCSNSALIHPNGRILQSGSKVEIVTYDGMKTNNFVRYAKMWYKGVSFTSESCALIYLVDTAGTRTTTDTFTDLTKDYTLTVFYDDSRHGPSYVQDANEVIQNSTYSCTDEGTEIYEINGFRITQAADGLVKLTRTHNKCLIRTSPGNGSATLTTPGIHCTASLGKTSHLFVRRNEKRMHFDGSCFIVRNAGHSAGFNENNLLIVY